Within the Musa acuminata AAA Group cultivar baxijiao chromosome BXJ2-9, Cavendish_Baxijiao_AAA, whole genome shotgun sequence genome, the region GTCGAGCATAATAAGTAAACCCGAAGCGAGAGACGCAACTGGAAATGTACGCAATCACGACAGTGGAGGAAGGGGCAACCGGGCTTCCCACCAAGTCAACATTGTAACAACCGTGCCACGTGAGTCAAGTCATGGACGAGAAACGTGGCGTGTCGTGATACCAACTACTTTGAAACTCGAGACTCTGGTTCATATTGGAAGGGCCCACTCACCCACCAATAGTAGTTATCCGTTGATGCAAAAAAAGATTCGACCCAGAAAAGAGAGGTAAAATTAAGAAGCTTTTACTGTCTCTCCAGGTCTTCCATCGCTTCCCCTTGAGCTCTTCTCCCTGTTGACCTATCCCAACTCAACATCCTCCTGAACGACGAACCCAATCGCGAGGAAGCCGATCCCGAGTCCTTGGATCCCGAGGAGGAGCCTTCCTGGGACGCCGCAGCCGCAGCGGCTCCCGAGGAGTCCTGCGACGCCGCTCTTGGAGGTGGAACGGTGGATGGCTCGCTGACGTCGGGTGTGGCGGCCGGCGGAGGCTCCACCGCCGTGCGACACACCGGGCAGGTGGAGTGGGAGCCCAGCCACATGTCGATGCAGCCGACGTGGAACAGGTGCTTGCAGCTGGGCAGCGTCCTCACCGTCTCCCCTTCCTCCACGGCGCTCAAACAAATGGCGCACTCCGCGCAGCTCCCGTCGTCTTTGCTACCGCCGCCGCCTTCTCCTTGCTTGATTATGACTCGATAAGAATGCGTCGGGAGGGCGGCGATGGCGGAGGGGTCGAGCCCCACGTTGGCCGGATCGTCGTGGGCGGGGTTGTTCGCATAGAAGCGGAGGAGGAGGCTGGCGCGATGCCGGCGGAGGAGGACGTGGCGGACGTAGAGGTGGAGGAAGACAACGAGGACAACAACGGATGTCAGGCAGATGACGGCGGTGGCCAGAATCCTTGTGTTGAGGTCGTAGCTGTCCTTGTTCTCGTCGTAGACAAACCACTCGGGGGAGGGAACGCTGTTAGACATGGCGGCCCTGTTGGTGGTGGCTATGGCGGGTGTGGAGGTGCCCGAGTCCTCCTCCTAATGCTCGCCTCCTTGTTGCAGATTCTAACTTAACACCCACCCAAATCTGAATTAAATACTTCGACAGAAATAATGAGTTTGTTGACTAACTTCTCTATGAAACTTCTCATATTTCAAAGCACCAGAATTGTCTTCTGATCATTTTGACCgagtctaatttatgacattATTGGAGACTAATCGAGGAATGGAGAATCGTGTATGATGTGATTCGTGGAGTAGAGAGGAGACGTGCGGAGGGCGGAACGGGCGACGGTGGCAAACGATGCGAACTCTTAACGAATTGGTATACGTGGATCGAGAGCGATGGATAGCGTACGGCGGCTCGCTTTTATGTTCGACCAAATTCCTTACGGAAAGATAGATGGAGGAGAAGTTTTAGGGAGGGTAGACTCGATGTACCGAACATATAGCCGGTAAACGACGTAGCGAGTCATGCATCCTTCCGTGGCGTGGGGTGCATTCGGCACTATCACATCATCGTTCATGCTTGGAACGATTCCTTCACTCATTTTGCATCTTACGGGCTAATCCAAATACTACAAACATGTCAATTCAGTATAAAATCATTAATGCCAGAACTCGAATGACAGAAATATAAAGAAAGGTAGATCATCCGAGTGCGTTCAATTGTAAAGGTAGAAAAATATACAGAAATGTTGACCGAAAACTTTGGGTAATGTCACTGCAACTGTCCATCAGCTACACCTTTTCGGACCCTAACTCGGACACTTATTTCTCCGATGTAAATTAGGATTGCCTCTCAGGATATCCTAAACCTGTTTGAATTCGGAAAGCATTTATGTCTATTAAAGCCTGCTCCCCTACACACGCACACAGAAGAAGCACGACGAGAAGGCGAAGGCGAAGGCGAAGGCAAGGCGACGATGGTGGTTCACACTGCCGATGTGTTTTGGTTTTCCAGCGTTGCTTTAATGGAGGGGATGCAGGCGCTGCCACCGTCGCACGGGTCATCGGTTCCGGTGGTGATCAAGCTCCGCTGCTCCGCGCTGCACTTCTTCAGAGGGGGAGTCACGGTGGAGCCACCCTCCCCCTGCCGCTACTTCCAGTTCGAGCTCAGCGAGTTGCTCCACCAAGAATCTCGCCGTCGTGCCGTCTCCTTACTCCTCTCCCATATAAACGTATACGGTGGAGATTTCTCCGTAGCTCAGTTCGTGGAGGAGGATTTCATCTCCTTATCCGACGACCTAGTCGAGCTCGCCTTGGGCTCGGGCAGAGGGATCGAGATGGAGATCGACGCATTGTCCATCAACGTCTGGGGCGAGGAGGAACATTCTTTCGACTACGGCCTCGGCGGGGACGGACGGTTTGGCGGCGTGCCAGCCTCGTCGGATTCGATCGCGAAGCTGCAGGCGCTGAGGTACGAGGATGGAGGAGGCGACGTTCGAGAGAGCAGCTGCATGATATGCTTCGAGGAGTTCGAAGGGGGAATGGAGGTGACGCGAATGCCGTGCATGCACGTCTTCCATGGCGACTGTCTCACCAGATGGCTGGAGAGCAGTCGTCTCTGTCCTCTATGCAGGCACCAGCTGCCGCCTGCGTCAGTTGATCCCTGAGCCGGACCACCTCCTCGTTCTGGGGAATCAAGTCCTTGAACAACCTTTTTAACGGAACATTTAGCGTCATTGAAGGTTGACATTTCAATTAGAGAGTGGTAACGGAGCCATGACACGGAGCATTTGGCTTTTCATGGCTCCAACCCATTAGATCAAATGACATTAGTACAAATAATTAAGTTGACATTAGGTCACGCATTAAGAAAAAGTTTATCTCAGATCAGTTCAAACCTCTTCGGATGGAGTGTTAAAAATATAAATCGATAGATCATATCTCATTTAATGATTTAATctttatatgaaataatattaataaaaaaaatattatttttggctaGTTAAACAGATAACTTGACGTTAGAACCGATCGATACAAGTTTATCACTATctaattgaaatataattttagctAATACGAGTCACGTAAGCatataaaataacaaaataaattatCTTTCTGTCTCAGCTATACTTTATAAATCTAAGTAGCCAAATGCAAAATGCGAGAAGAGGAATTAATAGATTGTAATATTAATATTGTTTTTACATATTAAggtaatatatatagatatataaattCTATTCCACAAATAATTTGTAGATAGTTTATATGACTCGAACCTTAATCGTTaagttaataaataaataattatattataatattaaactaTTAATGTCGCTGTCGACATATTTTGAGACTTCAAATACGAATGTCCGTATTCAGCTTCATGTAATAGAAGGGATTTAATCTTCGAGAAACGTACCTCATCGTCGAAGACGCGTGGCAGGATGACGTGCCTACCTGATGTCCTGTGGCGCATATTTTGTGGCGGTCCATGGCGGGAGCGAGAAGATGGCACTTGAAACTGCGACTCCGTGGCGCAGGCTGCTGTGGCGGGCCGACTCGGGATTCGAAATTCCACTCGCATCCGTTCCGGTTCAGCCGAGTCGGACTCACCTACTGCGAATCCTTTCGCTTCGCTACTACCAAACAAATCCAATATTCGAATACAAATTTCCCTCCTACACCGCCTCTACAAATacccctctcctcttcctccccgCTCGGCCCCCCAAAAGTCGCCTCCCGCATCCATCCATCGATCCATCTCTTGCTCTCTGGCAATGGCCCTCCACATCCCTCAAATCGTGGAGAACGCCCCTTCCTCGATCTCGACAGCCCCGGTCGCCCTTTCTTGCTGTGCTTTGAGCGTCTCCTTCGACAAGCCGTGCAGAAAGCTgcagaagtgcaggaggcgggtGCCCCTCGAAGACATCACCCACCTCTTCCGCAACCTGCCTTCTCCCCAGATCGGCGCCGCCTCCCATCTTGCGCAGCCGCGCCAAGCGATCGACGATGTAAGCCCTCTGGAAAGAAGAGCTCAGAATGCCCCGGCCGCAAGGGATTCCGGCGTGTCTCTCCGCAAGGGATTCCGGTAGTGGCTCCTGCGCGAGATCCACCTTTTCTATAGGGACATCTCTGAATCAATCGGCATTCGCTTCAAGATTCCATCAACGCATGCATAGCTTTCAGATATGTTTCGCGCTCTCGGTGTGGGGTATTTAGTCTGACGTACAATCTCGGTCAATAATTGGCTGATTCTGACAAACGCTGGCCGTTTGATTAGCATCCATGATCACCGTTTATGCTGTCTTCTTTAGGAGTGGCCACAATTATGGTGGAATTTCCAGTAAAAAAAAATCTTGGAATCCAATATGTATTGAGCTCTAATCTCCTATCACGCCTTTCTTGATCTTACTTGTTTTGAAATTTGTGGATTGCAGTGATTAGTTGATTCCATTCTAAATAATTAAGGCTTATGACTTTGTTGGTGTTGTTTTTATTATACGGatcggtgggtgaattagtggccACCGTACCGTTCCGATCGAATTGAGGTTTTGGACCCAACAGCTACAAAAATAACTGATCATGCGTTTCGAGTGCGCATTTTGAATTCTGCGCATCAATTAGCATGCTGATTCATGTAGGTGTGCTGGTGAGGCAAATGATCAGCGGCCATCGTGCGTAGGCAGTTTGGCATGCGGCGGGGTGGCGTTATCGACGGCACCTTCGAGCTCATTAGTGGCAATCGAAGCAGCCTGTGAAGAGGCATCAGATGGCTCCTGCCATGCCGAGAGGTCATCCGACAGCTACAATGTGGGGGATCTTTGTTCGCGGCCACTGTATTAAGTCATAAGTATGACCCATCAGAAGACGCTGCAAAAGAATGGAATTTAATTGCGCAAATGTTTCTCTTAAATATCGATGGAGATGGCGTTGATTCATTGTCTCTTACTCGTAGGGCGTGGCATGGCGATGGGGATCAAACTTGCGCTATGCTTGCTCCTATGCGTCGGGTTCGTGTGCACCGAGGAAGCACGGCTGCTGCATTGTGTCGGTGACTGCGAACACGGGGCTGAGAACACGGCGGAGGGCGTGACCGGAGGGCGAAGCTCGATTTGGGAGTTGGAGTGGGGGAGCGAGGTGATGAGTGCGGGTGAGAGGAAGAGGGAGATACCGGGAGGACCAGATCCGCACCACCACCGTTAGCCCGCTTGAGCTCTCGTCGTTGTTTCCCACGTCTTCAAAGGTCTGGTTGATCGTTTGCTGATTTCTTTCGTTATTTATGGGTATTATTGTACggctaattatattttatttttataattaattatttcgaTATttcgattttatattttaaaaattatattgagatttttataatCGATATGtgctcaatataatttttgaaagcagAAAGACGACGAGAGCTCAAGCGGGCTAACGGTGGTGGTGCGGATCTGGTCCTCCCGGTCCCTCCCTCTTCCTTTCACCCGCACTACTCACGTCGCTCCCCCCCACTCCAACTCTGTGGCAAATTCAGAGAAATGAAGAGATGACTTTTGTTTGAGAACGAAGGTTGATTTATTTGGAACACAGTAAACTCAATGGGTGTTTATGCAACATTACGAAACGAGTGACTGCACGCGATAGCAGACCCACTGGTCTTTTATGAACACGAAAGCATTATGACTGACGAGGGGGATTGCACGAAAGGTTTTATTCATGTCTGCCAGCATAAAATAATTCTCTTGTTTTCTCGACGAAAAGGGGGGGATTGCTTTTACGgatttatgaaaatataaaaaaggtTACATTAGTCAGCTGCACCGAAGAAGAAAAGCATTGAAGCATGGAATTTCTCGACCAGAAGAATGAGAACACTCCAATCAACCATTCCTCTGACCAGAGAACTGTCCAAGAAAGTCTCCCTCTAGATCATGGGCTGGCTTGTCGAGGATTTCACCGAGGGGTTTGCACCGGAGGCGGTGATGATCCCCCGGCCACGCGCCTCCAGCACTTGCTGGATCGGCAGCGGAGGTAAAAAGCCACCACGGTCGCCTTCCCGAGCACCGCTCTTGACAATCTTTTCATTAGGAAGGCATAACTTCAACCATGATTAAGccgataataattaattttatccaTAGAAAACTTGATATCCTTGTTTATACACGTTATGAAAACGAAAAATAAATGATGACACAATGAAGATTGTCTTTGCTCATACAAAGCACTGAACGATTtttggataaataaaattaattttataatgacCCAACAACCACATTTTCTATTTCAtggccaaaactttcaaccacttgCGTGTTCAAATTGATAAACACTGAAATAAAAACActgagaaataaataaataaaaaagttctcccaagtggcgctGCCACATGGCAAGATGCAAGATGCTTCCCTGATTAATTGAACTTTGTCCATCTAATGAACTCCGACCAATCGTTAACGAGCAGCAGCTAAGATGCTTCTGCCAACGAGGCAACCGTATTGACACCTGCAACATGTGATGCCTGAAAACTCTGGACTCAGCATTCAAGGGGATCATTTGCCAAAAACATCTCTATGGTGAGATCCTTTCCTCCGCTTCACTACACTTCCATGCTTGATCCGCTTCACTACACTTCCACACTCGATGCTCGTCTCTTCATGCTTGCTATCAAAAACTTCCGGCATTTCACTCCTACCTAATCTACGCCTAGACTTTGATATCCTCTTTGAAGACAACACACTGCCGTCCTCGACGTTCAGTTTCTCTCTGGGCAGGGGTTCATCATCCACCAACTGCCAGTTATACACAACATCATCCCCATTCTCGAACCGCTGAGCCACCGGCTCACCTGCCCCAGAGAGTACGTTATTAAAGGTGAGTTGTCCACTGTTTCCACCTTTCCGA harbors:
- the LOC103997107 gene encoding E3 ubiquitin-protein ligase ATL41 gives rise to the protein MSNSVPSPEWFVYDENKDSYDLNTRILATAVICLTSVVVLVVFLHLYVRHVLLRRHRASLLLRFYANNPAHDDPANVGLDPSAIAALPTHSYRVIIKQGEGGGGSKDDGSCAECAICLSAVEEGETVRTLPSCKHLFHVGCIDMWLGSHSTCPVCRTAVEPPPAATPDVSEPSTVPPPRAASQDSSGAAAAAASQEGSSSGSKDSGSASSRLGSSFRRMLSWDRSTGRRAQGEAMEDLERQ